In the Flavisolibacter tropicus genome, one interval contains:
- a CDS encoding SRPBCC family protein: protein MRIIKLAVISFLFFFVLLTAISLFIPSHIRISKAVNIGSSSSQMLTYVGDTTTWSQWHPLVQQLKAQGRQQYLKATPLAKTDSTVVFQIQYNDQTPITNGWQVYQFPSADSLTLQWYMDFHLKWYPWQKFGSLFYEKTYGAIMQQGLENLRQRPLP, encoded by the coding sequence TTGCGCATCATTAAACTGGCCGTAATCAGCTTCTTGTTTTTCTTTGTGTTGCTCACAGCTATTTCCTTATTTATTCCTTCTCATATTCGTATATCCAAGGCGGTGAATATTGGAAGCAGCTCATCGCAGATGCTTACCTATGTTGGTGACACTACTACCTGGAGCCAATGGCATCCCTTGGTGCAACAGCTGAAAGCGCAAGGGCGTCAGCAATACTTAAAAGCTACTCCATTAGCTAAAACAGATTCCACCGTTGTCTTTCAAATCCAGTACAACGACCAAACGCCTATTACCAATGGCTGGCAGGTATACCAGTTTCCTTCAGCCGATTCTTTAACCTTACAGTGGTATATGGACTTTCACCTAAAATGGTATCCATGGCAAAAGTTTGGCAGTTTGTTTTATGAAAAAACCTATGGAGCTATTATGCAGCAAGGCCTGGAAAACTTACGCCAAAGACCACTTCCTTAA
- a CDS encoding B12-binding domain-containing radical SAM protein produces the protein MQAPVFLITPPFTQLNTPYPATAYLKGFLNTKNIPSYQADLGIEVTLALFNKAGLQQLFAHIESGHEAHSENIERIITLKEDYINTIDDVILFLQGKRPTLAHLICKRDFLPEASRFAQLDDLHWAFGSMGIQDRAKHLATLYLEDLSDLIKETVDEHFGFSRYAERLGRSANTFDELYTSLQQDYTYMDHILIDVLQKRMAEVQPKLVCLSVPFPGNLYTSLRCGQWIRKHYPDIKVAMGGGFANTELRSLSDPRVFEFYDFITLDDGEAPIEQLIGHINGEKSQAELKRTFTLIDGAVTYLNNSACSDYKQGQVGTPDYSDFYLNQYISAIEVANPMHSLWSDGRWNKLTMAHGCYWGKCTFCDISLDYIKNYEPITASLLVDRMEEMMTQTGQNGFHFVDEAAPPALMKALAQEIIRRNLVVSWWANIRFEKSFTRDLCLLLKASGCIAVSGGLEVASDRLLKLINKGITVAQVARVNKHFTEAGIMVHAYLMYGFPTQTAQETIDSLEMVRQLFEAGVLQSAFWHLFTMTAHSPVGLEPAKYSVKKVTEMVGSFANNDVEHIDPTGADHESFGYGLKKALLNYMHAACLDYPLQKWFDFKIPKTSVAPDYIRKAIEEPEFTSLPNSKLVWLGKTPKTETFTKSKKGAQWEVMSLTFQTKKAVHTINVEPEKGAWFINLLPKISVSNPTPLTLQQVKADYEYAGLEDFELFWDNKPINTLYKAGLLHL, from the coding sequence TTGCAAGCACCTGTTTTTTTAATTACTCCTCCGTTTACACAATTGAATACGCCCTACCCGGCCACTGCCTATCTGAAAGGGTTCTTAAATACCAAGAATATCCCTTCCTACCAGGCCGATCTGGGTATTGAAGTAACGCTGGCTCTCTTCAATAAAGCAGGCCTGCAACAGCTTTTTGCACATATAGAAAGCGGCCACGAGGCCCATTCTGAAAATATTGAGCGCATTATTACGCTTAAAGAAGACTATATCAACACCATTGATGATGTAATACTCTTCCTGCAAGGCAAACGCCCTACTCTTGCTCACCTCATCTGTAAGCGTGACTTTCTGCCTGAAGCCAGTCGCTTTGCCCAGCTGGATGATCTGCATTGGGCCTTTGGCAGCATGGGTATACAAGACAGAGCCAAGCACCTGGCTACGCTGTACCTGGAGGACTTAAGCGACCTGATTAAGGAAACAGTGGATGAGCATTTTGGCTTTAGTCGGTATGCAGAGCGATTGGGCCGTTCCGCCAATACATTTGATGAGCTGTACACTTCTCTCCAGCAGGATTATACCTACATGGATCATATCCTTATTGATGTGCTTCAAAAAAGGATGGCTGAGGTACAACCGAAGTTGGTTTGTCTGTCAGTCCCTTTTCCTGGCAACCTGTACACGTCGCTGCGATGTGGACAGTGGATCCGTAAACATTACCCGGATATCAAGGTGGCCATGGGTGGCGGGTTTGCTAATACGGAATTACGCTCTCTCAGTGATCCTCGAGTGTTTGAGTTTTACGATTTCATCACGCTCGATGATGGTGAAGCGCCTATAGAGCAATTGATTGGACACATTAATGGCGAGAAATCACAGGCTGAATTAAAACGCACGTTCACGCTTATTGATGGCGCTGTTACCTACCTCAACAATTCGGCCTGCTCTGATTATAAGCAAGGACAGGTAGGCACTCCTGATTATAGCGACTTCTACCTAAATCAATACATTTCTGCCATTGAAGTGGCCAACCCGATGCACAGTCTCTGGAGCGATGGCCGGTGGAACAAACTGACCATGGCACATGGTTGCTATTGGGGTAAATGCACCTTCTGTGATATATCCCTCGATTATATCAAAAACTATGAGCCCATTACTGCTTCCTTGCTGGTAGATCGCATGGAAGAGATGATGACACAAACAGGACAGAATGGGTTTCACTTTGTAGATGAAGCTGCGCCACCTGCCCTGATGAAAGCGCTGGCACAAGAGATCATCCGACGCAACCTGGTGGTAAGCTGGTGGGCCAATATACGTTTTGAAAAAAGCTTTACCCGCGATCTCTGCCTGCTGTTAAAAGCATCGGGCTGTATTGCGGTAAGCGGCGGACTGGAAGTAGCTTCCGATCGGTTGTTGAAGCTGATCAATAAAGGTATCACGGTGGCCCAAGTGGCGCGCGTGAACAAGCATTTTACAGAAGCAGGCATCATGGTACACGCCTACCTGATGTATGGCTTCCCTACTCAAACAGCCCAGGAAACGATCGACTCGCTGGAAATGGTGCGTCAGCTTTTTGAAGCCGGTGTTTTACAATCAGCTTTTTGGCATTTGTTTACCATGACAGCCCATAGCCCGGTAGGTTTAGAGCCTGCTAAGTATTCGGTAAAGAAAGTTACCGAAATGGTAGGCAGTTTTGCCAACAACGATGTTGAGCATATTGATCCTACAGGCGCTGACCATGAAAGCTTTGGCTATGGATTGAAAAAAGCACTGTTGAACTATATGCATGCTGCTTGTCTGGATTACCCATTACAAAAATGGTTTGATTTTAAAATTCCAAAGACCAGCGTAGCACCCGATTATATCCGCAAAGCCATTGAAGAGCCCGAGTTCACTTCACTACCTAACAGTAAATTGGTATGGTTAGGTAAGACGCCTAAAACAGAAACATTTACAAAATCAAAGAAAGGCGCCCAGTGGGAAGTAATGTCACTCACCTTTCAAACCAAGAAAGCAGTACATACGATTAATGTAGAACCAGAAAAGGGAGCATGGTTCATCAATTTATTACCTAAGATCAGTGTGAGTAACCCCACTCCGCTTACCCTTCAGCAGGTAAAAGCTGATTATGAATACGCTGGACTGGAAGACTTTGAACTATTCTGGGACAACAAACCCATAAATACGCTGTATAAGGCGGGACTCTTACATTTATAA
- a CDS encoding thioredoxin family protein yields the protein MRKTLSFICVLVATINCSAQTQVPSAAEVLKPVYAKAAKENKNVLLIFHASWCVWCRKMDSSLHDNAVKPLIDKNYVTTHLSVYESDNKKELENAGALEMLTKLGGADLGIPYWVVLDKNGKLLADAQNKPGENSGCPATEEEVAHFISVLKKTSSLTEPQLKVIEKRFRVNDQ from the coding sequence ATGAGAAAGACGCTTAGTTTCATCTGTGTTTTGGTAGCTACCATTAACTGCTCTGCGCAAACCCAAGTGCCCTCAGCAGCAGAAGTACTCAAGCCTGTATATGCAAAAGCAGCCAAGGAAAACAAGAATGTGCTATTGATCTTTCACGCCTCCTGGTGTGTGTGGTGTCGTAAAATGGATTCTTCCCTACATGATAATGCGGTGAAACCGTTAATTGATAAAAACTATGTAACTACGCACCTCTCTGTTTACGAGTCAGATAATAAAAAAGAGCTGGAGAATGCCGGTGCATTGGAAATGCTGACAAAGCTCGGCGGTGCTGATCTGGGAATACCCTATTGGGTGGTACTGGATAAGAATGGAAAACTATTAGCCGATGCGCAAAACAAGCCTGGTGAAAACAGCGGCTGTCCAGCTACAGAAGAAGAAGTTGCCCATTTTATAAGTGTACTAAAGAAAACATCTTCACTAACCGAACCGCAGCTAAAGGTCATTGAAAAGCGGTTCCGAGTAAATGATCAGTAG
- a CDS encoding GlsB/YeaQ/YmgE family stress response membrane protein, translating into MTLVGFLVLLVIAAICGAVGQSLAGYDLGGCLVSIVVGFIGAYIGLWIAGKFGLPRMFEISIEGKPFPIIWAVIGSAIFTVLVALIRRATAGPRY; encoded by the coding sequence ATGACATTGGTAGGCTTTCTTGTTCTTTTGGTTATTGCTGCAATTTGCGGTGCTGTTGGACAATCTTTGGCGGGTTATGATCTGGGCGGGTGCCTGGTGTCGATAGTGGTGGGTTTTATAGGCGCCTATATTGGTTTGTGGATTGCAGGCAAGTTTGGCCTGCCGCGTATGTTTGAAATTTCTATTGAAGGCAAACCTTTCCCGATAATATGGGCTGTTATCGGCTCCGCTATTTTTACGGTGCTCGTTGCGCTGATCCGAAGGGCTACAGCAGGACCCAGGTATTAA
- a CDS encoding SusC/RagA family TonB-linked outer membrane protein, with amino-acid sequence MQHFYAFYCRMRKRLFITAALLFFTLTLFAQIRIQGRVSDVEGKGVPGISVSVRNTTIGTTTDPTGNYALDANLKKGSYNLEFSGIGYKTRIAPLTIGDATSYIVNDSLMQDALGLDEVVVTGTLGRSSKRQLGNAISTVSAEQLQNTGAQNLSAMLSGRVMGAQITQNSGDPAGGVSVKLRGVGSIFGSSEPLYMVDGIIIDNSSVNVINQNADAQGAQIRTGANRLVDINPNDIERIEVINGAAAAAIYGSRASNGVVQIFTKRGRSGKPRVSLTTSIQHNSLRKRWEMNDYPFRFGIPGDPRLFAVGDRLTTIANLRPDQATTPGTGPTALGGRLDQVKYPVTRYDYQDDIFESSLGTDNHLSVTGGSENASYYFSGSYLKNDGIIKNTNFQRYGLRARTDLTLNRWAKLSGGISYTNAKSKDMPNGNNFFSPVSTMTIIDNVWNINERDANGNLLHVERVRVNPLSVIETYDIRQETNRALSDIKLTLTPIQGLSVDVTNGFDTYAQEGQTYQARLPYENVSADFFPDGYVSYGKYNYFQWTTDAVASYKFDLTKNLQSTTSGGFTAQYIKTTFNSQEGRDLIPLVKTISAAQNLFTTPVDRRTEQSIYGYFLQQTFGYNNKLFLTLAGRFDGSSAFGKDNQDIFYPKASISYTISDENFWGDMSSSTWFNTLKLRASYGKAGNLTGVGPYDRFITYQPINYTGGGFAPRNRVGNKDIKPEIKTEYEFGADMSFLKNRLGLQFSYYDQEIKDLILPFNIAPSNGAASLIDNLGTMTNKGFEAMLTATPIRTSNFSWDLSLLVNHNKNEVTEVYRGATFIGFNAGNTTGILVGYPVGIYYVNYFARNPDGSLLLRTVDGFQLPQVERGDESKGTIGRDANGQPVGTPLRKVLGDPNPDYTGSFTNEFNFKNFSLRMQWDGAYGYEVYNWDWITRNNVGNGPTAEKELKGELTRGWVAAIGGFIGPRIQEDHVESGDYTKLRELALSYTFRKFKFAENVKVSLIGRNLWSIDDYRGFDPEVNSSGQSVVRGNDFGSFPIPRTVQLSVIANF; translated from the coding sequence ATGCAACATTTTTATGCATTCTATTGCCGCATGCGGAAACGTTTGTTCATCACCGCAGCACTGCTCTTTTTTACACTTACATTATTTGCTCAAATACGCATTCAGGGTAGAGTATCCGACGTTGAAGGCAAAGGCGTTCCCGGTATTTCAGTTAGTGTGCGAAACACTACTATTGGTACCACTACAGATCCGACTGGTAATTATGCCCTTGATGCCAACTTGAAAAAGGGAAGTTATAATCTTGAGTTCTCTGGCATTGGATACAAAACAAGAATAGCCCCTTTAACCATTGGTGATGCCACTTCTTATATAGTGAATGACAGCCTTATGCAAGATGCGCTGGGGCTAGATGAAGTGGTGGTGACGGGAACATTAGGAAGAAGTTCTAAGCGACAATTGGGAAATGCGATCTCTACCGTATCTGCAGAGCAACTACAAAATACCGGTGCGCAAAACCTGAGTGCTATGCTCAGTGGCCGGGTGATGGGTGCGCAGATCACCCAAAACTCAGGCGATCCTGCAGGCGGTGTTTCCGTGAAGCTACGGGGTGTAGGTTCCATATTTGGTTCTTCTGAGCCGCTCTATATGGTAGATGGTATTATCATTGATAACAGCTCCGTGAATGTGATCAACCAAAATGCCGATGCACAAGGCGCACAGATCCGCACAGGTGCCAACCGACTGGTAGATATCAACCCCAATGACATTGAACGTATAGAAGTGATCAATGGAGCCGCTGCAGCAGCAATCTACGGTTCTCGTGCCTCTAATGGTGTGGTACAGATCTTCACTAAAAGAGGTCGGAGTGGTAAGCCACGCGTTTCTCTCACCACCAGTATTCAACACAACTCCTTACGCAAACGTTGGGAAATGAATGACTATCCCTTCCGTTTTGGTATACCTGGCGATCCGCGGTTGTTTGCGGTTGGAGACCGCTTAACAACTATTGCCAACCTTCGTCCCGACCAGGCCACTACTCCTGGAACAGGCCCCACAGCACTTGGCGGACGCTTAGATCAAGTCAAATACCCTGTAACGCGCTACGACTACCAGGACGATATTTTTGAAAGCTCATTGGGAACCGACAACCATTTATCGGTTACTGGCGGTAGTGAAAATGCCAGTTATTATTTCTCAGGCTCTTATTTAAAGAATGATGGCATTATTAAGAATACCAATTTTCAGCGTTATGGCTTGCGTGCCCGAACAGACCTTACCTTGAACAGATGGGCTAAGCTGTCCGGCGGTATTTCTTATACTAACGCTAAGTCAAAGGATATGCCTAACGGTAACAACTTCTTCTCGCCGGTTAGCACTATGACCATCATTGATAATGTTTGGAATATCAATGAAAGAGACGCTAATGGCAACCTGTTGCATGTGGAAAGGGTCCGCGTGAATCCTTTATCAGTCATTGAAACATATGATATACGCCAGGAAACAAACAGGGCCTTATCAGATATCAAACTTACCTTAACACCTATACAGGGCTTGAGTGTAGATGTTACAAATGGCTTCGACACCTATGCACAGGAAGGACAAACCTATCAAGCCCGCTTGCCTTATGAAAACGTATCTGCCGACTTCTTCCCTGATGGCTATGTGAGCTATGGCAAATACAATTACTTCCAATGGACCACTGATGCTGTTGCTTCCTATAAATTTGATCTGACCAAAAACCTGCAATCCACTACCAGTGGCGGTTTTACTGCCCAGTATATTAAAACCACCTTTAACTCGCAGGAAGGACGGGATCTGATTCCCTTAGTAAAGACGATTTCGGCTGCCCAAAACCTTTTTACCACCCCGGTCGATAGAAGAACAGAGCAGTCCATTTACGGATACTTTCTTCAGCAAACATTTGGGTACAATAACAAACTCTTTTTAACACTGGCCGGACGTTTCGATGGATCATCTGCTTTTGGCAAAGACAATCAGGACATCTTTTATCCGAAAGCCAGCATCAGCTATACCATTTCAGATGAAAACTTCTGGGGTGATATGTCATCCAGCACGTGGTTTAATACCTTGAAGCTGCGCGCTTCTTACGGTAAGGCGGGTAACCTCACTGGTGTAGGCCCCTATGACCGCTTTATTACCTATCAGCCTATCAATTACACGGGAGGTGGATTTGCGCCACGTAACAGGGTGGGTAATAAAGACATAAAGCCAGAGATAAAGACCGAGTACGAATTTGGCGCCGATATGTCTTTCCTTAAAAACCGATTAGGTTTGCAGTTTAGCTACTACGACCAGGAAATCAAAGACCTGATACTTCCTTTCAATATTGCGCCTTCAAACGGAGCGGCTTCACTGATCGATAACCTGGGTACAATGACCAATAAGGGTTTTGAAGCTATGTTGACAGCTACACCAATTAGAACTAGCAACTTCTCTTGGGACCTCTCTTTATTAGTCAACCATAATAAGAACGAAGTCACTGAAGTGTATCGGGGAGCCACCTTTATTGGTTTTAATGCGGGTAACACTACCGGTATACTGGTAGGCTACCCTGTAGGTATTTACTATGTCAACTACTTTGCCCGCAATCCGGATGGTAGCCTACTCCTGCGTACTGTTGATGGATTTCAACTGCCCCAGGTAGAGCGCGGCGATGAAAGCAAGGGCACTATTGGAAGAGACGCTAATGGACAACCGGTTGGTACACCATTACGGAAAGTGCTGGGAGATCCTAATCCAGATTATACGGGATCCTTTACCAACGAGTTTAATTTTAAAAACTTCTCCCTTCGCATGCAATGGGATGGCGCGTATGGATACGAAGTGTATAACTGGGACTGGATTACCCGCAACAACGTAGGTAATGGACCAACAGCTGAAAAAGAACTAAAAGGCGAACTGACCCGTGGCTGGGTAGCGGCTATAGGTGGCTTTATAGGTCCGCGCATTCAGGAAGACCATGTGGAAAGCGGCGACTATACCAAACTGCGTGAGTTGGCATTGAGTTATACGTTTAGAAAATTCAAGTTCGCCGAAAATGTAAAAGTATCGTTGATCGGTAGAAACCTTTGGTCAATTGACGATTACCGTGGGTTTGATCCGGAAGTGAACTCCTCTGGTCAGTCAGTGGTTCGCGGAAACGACTTTGGTTCTTTCCCAATACCTAGAACCGTTCAACTATCCGTTATTGCCAACTTCTAA